A stretch of the Methanobrevibacter wolinii SH genome encodes the following:
- a CDS encoding stage II sporulation protein M: MNNSFKESCKLIWISIKEAFIDNKWLLLISIMLFLISTILAMVFASNLEPIVGPFIKELKKQILAGQIKITYDSIFLNNFSVGLRMYFAGILFGILTALMMIVNGMIIGYFLGKGPFLIVFLYIIPHGIFEIPALILSATAGFTLFKFVYKFIKNIYSPDEHYINHHYVNTKGFDYNKNDKLSFKTRVSISFSQHNKILVQSLIILIISIILLMIAAYIEVYITSALAKHLIAVYHLR; encoded by the coding sequence TTGAATAATTCATTTAAAGAATCTTGTAAACTTATTTGGATTAGTATTAAAGAAGCATTCATTGATAATAAATGGTTATTATTAATTTCTATAATGTTATTTTTAATATCTACAATATTAGCTATGGTTTTTGCTTCAAATTTAGAACCTATTGTAGGACCATTTATTAAAGAATTAAAAAAACAGATTCTTGCAGGTCAAATTAAAATAACCTATGATTCAATATTCTTAAATAATTTTTCAGTTGGTTTAAGAATGTATTTCGCAGGTATTTTATTTGGTATTTTAACTGCATTGATGATGATTGTTAATGGTATGATTATAGGATACTTTTTAGGTAAAGGTCCTTTTTTAATAGTATTTTTATATATTATACCTCATGGAATATTTGAAATTCCTGCATTAATACTTTCAGCTACTGCTGGATTTACCTTATTTAAATTTGTATATAAATTTATTAAAAATATATATAGTCCAGATGAGCATTATATTAATCATCATTATGTTAATACAAAAGGATTTGATTATAATAAAAATGATAAATTGTCTTTTAAGACAAGAGTATCTATATCATTTAGTCAACATAATAAGATTTTAGTTCAATCATTGATTATATTAATAATATCTATTATATTATTGATGATTGCAGCATATATTGAAGTTTACATAACTTCAGCTTTAGCTAAACATCTTATTGCTGTTTACCATTTAAGATAA
- the thrC gene encoding threonine synthase — MIRCVSCGEEFPDDEIIYTCPKCGSILEAVPDFDVDKSIFDGRRQNVWKYKECIPVDENKIVSLDEGGTPFVHCDKLGDELGVDLYVKVEGSNPTGSFKDRGMTVGMTKAMELGVHTVGCASTGNTSASLAAYAARGGLRCIVFLPQGKVALGKLAQAMFHGAEVFSIDGNFDEALKAMTQLAREKHLYLLNSINPFRLEGQKTIGYEIVNDLGWKSPDRIILPVGNAGNISAIWKGISEFYNAGFIKDLPMMTGIQAEGAAPIAHAFRKHSMKMEPVENPETIATAIRIGAPVSSIKALHAIYDSDGYCETVSDDQILDAQKYLARTEGIGVEPASAASIAGLRKLVDDGVVEKGEKVVCVVTGHVLKDPDTAIKASVEPTKVSADIDTLRDLIVNKH; from the coding sequence ATGATAAGATGTGTATCATGTGGTGAAGAATTTCCAGATGATGAAATCATATATACTTGTCCAAAATGTGGTTCTATTTTAGAAGCAGTACCTGATTTCGATGTAGATAAAAGTATATTTGATGGACGTCGTCAAAATGTATGGAAATATAAAGAATGTATTCCTGTAGATGAAAATAAAATTGTATCTTTAGATGAAGGTGGAACACCATTTGTTCACTGTGATAAATTAGGTGATGAATTAGGTGTAGATTTATATGTTAAAGTTGAAGGATCCAACCCTACTGGTAGTTTTAAAGATAGAGGTATGACTGTAGGTATGACTAAAGCTATGGAATTAGGAGTTCATACAGTAGGATGTGCTTCAACAGGTAATACATCTGCTTCTCTTGCGGCTTATGCTGCTCGTGGAGGATTAAGATGTATTGTATTTTTACCTCAAGGTAAAGTTGCATTAGGTAAACTTGCACAAGCTATGTTCCATGGTGCTGAAGTTTTCTCAATTGATGGTAATTTTGATGAAGCTCTTAAAGCAATGACTCAACTTGCTCGTGAAAAACATTTATACTTATTAAATTCAATTAACCCATTTAGATTAGAAGGTCAAAAAACTATTGGTTATGAAATTGTAAATGATTTAGGTTGGAAATCACCTGATAGAATTATTTTACCAGTAGGTAATGCAGGAAATATTTCAGCTATTTGGAAAGGTATTTCTGAATTTTATAATGCTGGTTTTATTAAAGATTTACCAATGATGACTGGTATTCAAGCTGAAGGTGCAGCACCTATTGCTCATGCATTTAGAAAACACAGTATGAAAATGGAGCCTGTTGAAAACCCAGAAACAATTGCAACTGCTATTCGTATTGGTGCTCCAGTATCAAGTATTAAAGCACTTCATGCTATCTATGATTCTGATGGATACTGTGAAACAGTTAGTGATGATCAAATTCTTGATGCTCAAAAATATTTAGCAAGAACTGAAGGTATTGGTGTAGAACCTGCTTCTGCTGCTTCTATTGCTGGTTTAAGAAAATTAGTAGATGATGGTGTAGTAGAAAAAGGTGAAAAAGTTGTTTGTGTTGTAACTGGTCATGTTTTAAAAGATCCTGATACAGCTATTAAAGCATCTGTTGAACCTACTAAAGTAAGTGCTGATATTGATACTTTAAGAGATTTAATTGTTAACAAACATTAA